In one window of Pseudochaenichthys georgianus chromosome 5, fPseGeo1.2, whole genome shotgun sequence DNA:
- the LOC139433833 gene encoding odorant receptor 131-2-like, with translation SRNSPLNLTGMALERYIAVCLPLHHTVFCNPSLVYNTPYRVTLSLVVEVLLFSFVFLTVVLTYLNVLLAARGVSGVSRASMRNARNTILLHGVQLLLCLLSFIAPFINLFLVTNWPHKTTDIFFSTFVFTNILPRLLSPLIYGLRDKKFRGNIRMHFCFKGFTVEERMKVQPRRTSKPAIH, from the exons tccaggAACAGCCCTCTGAATCTGACTGGCATGGCGTTGGAGCGTTACATCGCCGTGTGTCTTCCTCTTCATCAC ACGGTCTTCTGTAACCCCTCCTTAGTCTACAACACACCGTACCGCGTGACCCTCAGTCTAGTGGTGGAG gTACTCCTGTTCTCCTTCGTCTTCCTCACGGTGGTCCTCACCTATCTGAACGTGCTCCTCGCAGCTCGGGGGGTTTCAGGTGTGAGTCGAGCCTCGATGAGAAACGCCCGAAACACCATCCTGCTCCATGGGGTCCAGCTGCTCCTCTGCCTGCTGTCCTTCATCGCGCCCTTCATCAACCTCTTCCTCGTCACCAATTGGCCCCACAAGACAACAGACATCTTCTTCAGTACCTTCGTCTTCACCAACATTCTTCCTCGTCTTCTCAGCCCTCTCATCTACGGCCTCAGAGATAAGAAGTTCCGCGGAAACATCCGGATGCATTTCTGCTTTAAAGGATTCACAGTGGAGGAGAGGATGAAAGTACAACCGAGGAGAACGTCCAAACCGGCGATACACTGA